TGACAATTTCTCGAGTGTCGACAAGATGAGAAACGGGGGTCATAATTACCAATGTTCAAGTAGGCCACTGCCGTCTCTGTGAGGCTAATGATGTTGTCCTCGACCCATTCGGTGCTGCCCACAAGGCCGTACTCTTCGGCATCTTGTTATTGGCAAGCGAGTTAGTACAGCATAAACCAGTCAGTCAGCCTTTGTGAAAGTCAGCCTCTGTGAAAATAGCTTACCCCAAGAGGCCAAAATTCTGCAGCCGGGAAACAATTTTGTCAGCTTTTATCCCATCCTTCACAACGAACGATGAACAAGGACAATCCAACATACATGTTGCGCCTAGGCTTCAACCCAGACTTCAAAAGCTCATTAAACACCTTTGTAAGCTCGACAAGGACAGCAGACCCAGAGTTTGGATCACCGTTGCCTCCAATCATCCACGTATCGCTGTGAGGTGCAAACGTCAGACCACATAAAGGATAAACGACGGAGCAGAGCACAATGGTGGAGGAGTAGCTACCGGTGGTTGCCAATGACAACAGTCTCGTCTTCAATGGTACCATTGATACGACCAATGACGTTCCAGATTGGCGTAATCTTGCCCTCCATCTGGTTGTTCAGCGACAGAGTGACACCCGGGGCCGGTCCAGTGCTGTACGTGACGTTCTGGATCGCACCCTGCCAGCCGTTCCTCGTGCGGTTGACCTCGCTGGGGGTAAAGCCGTGGCCATCTAGGGCGCTCAGCAGCTCCTGTGCGGCCGTGTACGAGATGGGGATGGACGGGATCTGGGGCGTGACGTTGCTGATCCCGGTCCTCGGGGCACCCTCGTGGGATGGGTATCCTGGTGTGGTCGGGTCTCCCGGGGCGGTGCTCAGGAACATGACTGAACCCTTTTGGACGGAGCTACGGGTTAGGCGAGACAGGGATTTAGTGGTTGGCTTGGTCAGTTCATCCCAACAAATTGCCAGCTTTTGCTTCTTACTTACGATGGATTCCGAGCCGGACCATCCGGATAAGCGGCGACTCCCTTGGCGACGGTGACATTACCATCGTCGCCAGGGTCGGAGAAGATGACGCAGCCAATCATGCCATTGTCCTGAGCATTCTTGACCTTGAGCCCACGAAACATGGCACCGTAGCGGGCGAGGGCGATCTTGCCGGTCAGGTTAACACCCAGCTCAATGAGACGGTCAAAGTCCTCTTTGCCCGCGCGGCCCACGTAGACGTACTCGGCCGTGACGTTGCCAGAGGCAGAGTAGCCGTGGAAAGTGGGCTGGTTGTCCTCTCGGCCCGTAACGTCGTCCTCCTCGAGCACGTCCTCCTTCAACGAGATCTCCTTGCGCGCCCCGTCGGCGGTTGTGAGGTGCAGCGATGCAGACAGCGGGTAGGTGAGGTAGACGTGGTACTCGTTGAGCTCTGCGTTGAAGCCATGCTCGTTCCACCGGGCGGCAGTCCATTCTGCAGCCTCGCGGCCGAGACCACCAAGCTTGTTCTGGTGGCCATAGTATTCTGACCATTGATCAATCGTGACATTGTCAAAGGCGTTGACGATGACCGTCTCGCGCTCATTCAGGACTGGTGGCCATTGCTCGGTCTCTTGACGCTTTGCCAGGGGCTTCCTGTGGGTGTGCGGCTCGAAAAGGTCCCTTTCGCGCTGGCATGCCCAGGCCAGGCCCGAGGCAAAGACAACAGCGGCGAACGTGGACAGTTGTTGCCGCATCTTGTCCGGTTGTTTTGCCTTGCTATGTGAAGATGTATCAAGTCAAGGTGTATGACACTCACTACTTTGGCGATCAGCGCAGTATCACCAATGGATTGCCACCAAGGCAACAGATACAAACTATACAGTAAGGTGAACACACCGAGTTGCAGAAATTTCAACGAGAATGGAGCCACCTCCAGTCATAAGTAGGCAATACCTGGTAGACAGATACTGTCTCCGGATCCGGACGCAAAACCTTGATCACATCATATCGTGGCAGCTCGAAGCATGCAAAGTTGCAATATAAGGCAGCCAAGAGTCGCGAGATAGCTAATTACGGGTCTTCAAGCAACATCCCCGCACTTGCGAGTGAGGGTCAAATTCTATGACATATAGAGTACCTAACGTTATCGGCCTCGTCAGGGAACGGTATACAAATCGGACTGTCGGCGATGACGATCTTGGCTTTATTGTGCCGTCATCGGGTCGGGATGGCATGCCATATAGCAGCAGTAGAACACAAGGCCGACAAGGCGGGGTAGCTCCAGAGAGGAGCTTGTTCTAGGCAAGGTGAGGTAGTACAAGCAGAGCTGAGCTCCATCGCTGCTAATGGCGATGCCGTCATTGGTCGCATCGGAAGTCCTGCAGCTCACAGAGCAAGATTTGGTGGGATTTTTGTTGACAGAACAGGAAGCTGTATTGCTGTCGGTGACCTTTGCATATCACAATGGCGCACGCAGAGGATAGATATGTAATTGCTGATGAGCTGTTCTGCGGGTCTGAAGAAGTTAGATAGATGGCATGGTCCACCACTACCAGACCAGAAAACTTTGTCCGCGAACAAGCTGTTGAATGAATCGTCTTCTCTGGTGCATAACCTTGGTTGAACTGCAGGGCACAATCAGTGGACAATAAAATGCCAACCCACACCAAGCCGCGCCGCTGTACAAGGTGAATAACAGACAAACTCAGGGATGGAGTGGTGCAAACGGCGGAACTGGCGGGTTTAAAAAGATGACTTGAGAAGTTGAGATGAACTGGAAAATGAAGATGTACGCAGTAAGATGACTTGATCGACAGCGGGGGCAGGAATGTGCCTGTTTCTGGGGTTGGGTGGATTGAGGATTGACACGACAgtggaagggaaaaaagagagagagaaaaaaaaacataacgTGACATGCAATACAGGATTCAAATTGCATCTACTGTACGGTACTAAACCGTGCATTATAGACAACTGGTTCGGGAGATAAGTTATCCGGACAATTGTTGCTGCGCCGAGCATGTATGTATGCATACGGATGACCGGTCCGCAGCCTTTGCCGTCGGAGATATTTTATATCGCTTtatttttgtcttttgcTATTTTTGCTCCCAAGGTTGAACAAATTAATTAACAGCAAAGACAGTAATGGTTGTGTGGCAAACGAAACGGTTTGCTGGGGGATGGCGCCATTCTCAGATTGATTTGATGGGCGACCCGAAACATGACCCGGAGAATTTCCCACCTACGAACTTTTGTTGATGCCTTGAGCATCAGGCATCAATTAGGCGCTCCTGACATCCATGTCAATTCCAAAAGTGGGTTCGATGGTGGGAcgggagaaggaaaaaaaagaatttgcCACGTGACTCGAGTCCCTTGCTTCTACCATAGCAATCCCATTCTTCGTTTTTCCACCGCCGGCCCGACGGGTTCTGCAGAAGCTGCAGGCTAGCAGAGATCCTTGGTCGCATCGACACGACGTTGCTGACCCAACCAGGAGAGATCAATCAATGCTCATCACCACCAGCAAAAAGCAAACCAACCACAATCGGCCTGGCAGTCAGTCCTATCCTGGGCTGGGGCTAGACCTGTTCAGGCTCCCGGGAAATGGCGGGCAGTGTTTCCTACGGCGCGCTCGCCTATGGGAATCGGCATCGATAACGAGATGCATTTATTATTctctcacttttttttctggtctGTCCAGTTCTAGATGGGCTGCCTGTCCTTTTGTCTTGTGTTCACctgcctttttctttctgtcgTCGCGCCGACCTGCCCATTCGCCACCGGGGAGATCGGCTCGACgcatgatgaagatgaagtgTGGTAATAAAATCCAAAAATCCAATGCAAGCATGGCATCGCATCGCAGGCAAAgacaagagaaaagaaaagaaaaagaagaaaatgtcGGGGGAATGTCCTTGCCACACAACACGTGCAATCCATCCATTCTTCACCACACCCAAAGTCCCCCGTTCAATTCGTAATTcccgccaaaaaaagaaagccagCCCACCCACTCACGTCCCCACTGGCCACTGTTTTGTTTGACAGCTCGAGCTGGAGGGGGGAAGCGAGCGGAGCCCAAGGGGCGCTGTGCATCCAGGACAGGGGTGTCGGCCCTGCTCTTCCGCCTTACCGGAATCAGACCAGGATGTATCTGGGGACATGTCCTTTGTGCATGGTGTGGGCTTGATGCTTGGAGCTAGGTTGTCGGGCTTGGTGTTTGGCTGCATTTCGCTTGGCATACTCTACTCGGCCGATATTTACCCACGCAGCTGTATATCTCTCAGTATTATCTATCATGCCCACAAGATTGACTTTGCCTTGATAGCGCAATCTTTTAGTACAAAGCATCTTTACCCTATTGCTATGTAATTGTCTACTACAGTAGTAAAAGCACTCTCCAGGCCAGTACCGCAACTGTGTGACAGGGTCATGGTCGACAAACAGGGTTGACCGATCTTATCGTAACCGCCTCAAACACCGCGGCCATCGATGGGGTAATAAGCAAAGGTGGAAGCCGGAAAAGGGACCGAACTTACCTAGTCATGCTCTCTTCTCTACGGTATGATCTTACAGGCACGTAACAGGCCAGCTGGCGAGGTACTTTGTAGATAGATAGCTCGCCATCACATTCACCCTTGGCCTCCCCAAATCGCGTCAGTTAGAGGTCATTGCGTGGGGGAACAAGCaagacagagaaaaaaaaaagcccaagtCATCTGGACAGATTGTATTGGCTGAAATGATGCATCAATCTCGTCTGTATTTTAGATTGATTGCGAGATAAGGcgaaccctttttttcttctttgtcttCGTCCGCTTCGCATGCCGGGCCCCCATCCGCTTATTGTATATTGTATCCGGACAATATCTGTACATCCGTCTACTCTATCTGGCCGCCGTTTGGGTACAGGCGGGAAAATAAGACGGTGCCCACCCTGGTCAACTTGTTTTTGGGGGGGAAAGAATTTGGGGGTTTGCATGGATTACCTTCCCCAATCTCCAAATGTAAAATAGGCACAAGCGGGCCACCACTCCGAGTCTGGAACGGACGATTGATCGCCGAACTGCTAAGTAGACCTGTTCCTGGGGGTTCCCTCTTggcttttttccccttcgGTCCCGTTTGCATggtcgcttttttttcgttgtcttttttttttaatttttaatttttttcccttccctCTACCACAGATTTCTTTTCCTCTTGACAATCTTGATAGAATTTTCTGCAAGTCCATCCCATTAAAAGAGGGATTATCCACAACACCACCTTTAATTCTTGCTGGCTGGATTTTCACAGTGTGCCTTTTTGACTCTCTTTAAACTCGGGTGTGTTGGGACGACTAGTCTAGAGATCGAGGGAGCTGGAAGTTATTACCGAGCATCCAACCCGCGGCTCCATTGGTTGGTAGTCCGATTCGCGTGGATCTGTCCAAGCCATTTCGGCTATCCCGTCCATCCATCCACCTAACAAAGTCCATCCACATATAACAGAAGGGCTTGCTGCTTACTGCAGTTTTTGTGTTTGAGTCtttctttattttatttttttttattttttattttcttgtaTTCTGGTCCCTGGAATCGGTCACGTTCTTTTGTGTTCGTCTTGCAGCTCGAACACGCAAGCAGCTCGCGCGGTGGGAGACACTTCCCTGTTACGGAGCCGGATCTTGCATTCGTGTTGCATCCGATCGAAAAACCCAGCTTGCGCCACCACGAAGGGGAAACGGACTGTGGAGGGAACAAGGGGGGAAAATAAGGAGAATAAATCCCCTGGCGTACACGGGAGATTGAACAAGGAATTAGCAGATGGAATCGAAACCGACAGCATCACAGGCGTCATTATcatcatcagcagcagcagcagcagcaacaacgacaacaacagcaacaaacaGCACAACAAAATGTGGCCCTTGTCCTCCCGACCGTCCGACTCGGCCGTGGTAGGCGACGTCAAGGTGGCGCTTCCCCCGCCTCTGGGCGCGCTGGACCTGCGTGACAGGCGATTCCAAATAGGCTCTGTGCGCAGCGCCAGCTACCCGAGCAGCAACCCCGGAGAGCTCAGCAGCGGCAGTCAAACCAGCAAGCTCGCCCTGCATGTGTCAGCttctggcggcggcgcgacTGATGAGgccggccagcagcagcagcagcaacaacaacaacagcaaccacCCTCGGCAGGATCCTTAAAATACATACTAGAACACCCACAGCATGCATCGTCTGCACCGTCATTATTAAAACACTCACACTCGTCATCTTCCTCGTCATCATTATCCCTACCACTCGACAGCAATAAAACGGGCGTCGCATGTAAAGACAACGGTGAGGGGAGTTCCCGTGGACcgacgccgtcgccgtcaaTTGGAGACCTGCAACTTTCGTCCAAAAACTCATTAAGAAACCTTC
Above is a genomic segment from Pyricularia oryzae 70-15 chromosome 7, whole genome shotgun sequence containing:
- a CDS encoding glutamate carboxypeptidase 2, whose product is MRQQLSTFAAVVFASGLAWACQRERDLFEPHTHRKPLAKRQETEQWPPVLNERETVIVNAFDNVTIDQWSEYYGHQNKLGGLGREAAEWTAARWNEHGFNAELNEYHVYLTYPLSASLHLTTADGARKEISLKEDVLEEDDVTGREDNQPTFHGYSASGNVTAEYVYVGRAGKEDFDRLIELGVNLTGKIALARYGAMFRGLKVKNAQDNGMIGCVIFSDPGDDGNVTVAKGVAAYPDGPARNPSSVQKGSVMFLSTAPGDPTTPGYPSHEGAPRTGISNVTPQIPSIPISYTAAQELLSALDGHGFTPSEVNRTRNGWQGAIQNVTYSTGPAPGVTLSLNNQMEGKITPIWNVIGRINGTIEDETVVIGNHRDTWMIGGNGDPNSGSAVLVELTKVFNELLKSGLKPRRNIILASWDAEEYGLVGSTEWVEDNIISLTETAVAYLNIDVAVSGPHPDIAATPDLHRVATETMKKVVHPNFGGFNRSLYDMWVDASGGGMVGVLGSGSDYTAFLHHGISSLDTGSSGHSGDPIWHYHSNYDSYHWMSTFGDPGFLVHAAMGQYLSLLALRLIDDEVLPFDLGNYAVELKAYRDDLAEFVQEAGQDFAGVDLSELNDAIAQFEQRTSEVKTLEMLAVSTNNTDLIKVVNHKYRDFQRGFVSQGGLPDRQFYKHVVMAPGLDTGYAAVTFPGITEGIQYANASVAQEWVRRTARGILRAADIIKT